The Bacteroidota bacterium region TTTGTTGAGGTAACGCTGCTTAAATTCCTCGATGACCACACTCTTTTGGACATCGAGGCTTTTCTGGGAAAAGTCCAATTCGAGCATGCGGTCACTTTCCAACCAAAACCCCGTTTCCAATTGGTTGGAGGGCACCGTCAGGTAATAGTTGGTAATGTCATTGGTGGTGAAGGCGTTGTTTTCGCCGCCTACCATCTGCAAGGGATTGTCGTAACTGGGGATGTTTTTGCTGCCGCCGAACATGAGGTGCTCAAACAAGTGTGCGAAACCCGTTTTGTCGGGGGTTTCGTTCCTGGCACCAACACGGTACAGAATATTGACGACTGCCGTCGCAATGGAAGGGTCTTCGTGAACGATCACTTTCAGGCCATTGTCAAGGCTGAAAGTGTGATAGGGTATTGCAGACATTGGAAACAAATAGGGTGTCAAACGCGACGCACCGGAACTATTGTCCGAGGCGGTGCAAAAATAGCGAGGCCCGCCCAATAAGAGAAGCGTGAACTAAAAGGATGCGAGGCCCAATCGGGGCCTCGCGGGGACTAAAGTTTAGTAAGTGGGTTGGACTGGTCGTCGGAATTGGAAAAGAGAATGCCCATTTCCCTCCGCCGTAATTTTTCCATGAAGGGTCTTAGTGAAATGTCCCACTCAGTGTTACAACCCCATGCTCTCTATCATACACAAACAAATATAAAAACCAGCACACACCCATGCAAGAAATAAGCCCTGTTTTGCAAAATAAAAATGCGGGACCAACGAAAATTTGATGATTTCGGCGAAAAAGGTGGACCCAAATTGAAAAAGAGCCTAGATGTGTGTCGAATCGGGCGTAAAATTCGAAAAGACGGGGAGTCCTGCGATGCGAATTTGTTGTAAGATAATTGGCCACTCTCGCACACAAATCATTCACCCGACTAGACTTGCAAAAAATGCCAACGGTAACCCCTCGTTGGAGTGCAACAATTGTCAAGTGAAAATTTAGGTGATCGGTTTAGATCAAGTTAAGGCGATTCATCAGGCTGTCACGGTAAGTGCCGCCCACCGGAATAATTTTCTTGCCAACCGATACAGTTTTGTCTTCGATGGCATCGATTTGATCAATTCTTACAATATAGGAGCGATGAACGCGCACAAATTGGTCCGCCGGCAGCTTGGATTCGATGGACTTCATTGTAGAGTGACAAACATATTTTTTTTCTTTGGTGACAAGTGCGACATAGTCAGCAAGTGCCTCCACCCACATTAGTTGCCGGATATCGACTTTCACTAGTGCCGTATCTGACTTTACAAACACGTAATCGCCCTTAAACTGAACAGCTTGGTCTTGATTAAATTTGTCTTCGACCTTTTTCACGGCTTTGAGAAAGCGCGCATAGGTCAGTGGTTTCAGTAAAAAGTCTTCGACATCAAACTGAAAACCATCCACGGCATACTCCGCCTTGCTCGAAACCAAGATCACGGCAGGTTTTGTCTCCAGCGCGCCAAGAAGCTCGAGCCCGGTCATCCCTGGCATCTCCACATCCAAAAAAAGGATGTCCACCGCGTTTTCACGAAGAAAGTTCACTGCTTCTACAGCACTGGAAAAGGACCTTGTATGGACAAGGGATTCGGTTTGGGCAATGAGTCCTTCAAGCAATCTTACCGAAAGCGAGTCATCGTCGACGATCACACAGTTCATAGCCATTCAGTCCTTCGTTTAGAGCATGCTAAATATATCAATCTTCCTGCAATTGTACACTGTCCAATGGAAATTCGATACGGAGGTCATTCCAGAAAAACTTCTTGCCATGCTCCACGATCATTTCGCCACCACCCTCAAACTCTTTGGCAATTCGCTGGAAAAGTTTGGGATTCTGTGCCCCAAATCGAATTGGATCAATCTTTTTCTTGCGCAGAAATTCCTGAAAGTCCATAGTGGTTAATCATCTTTTTATCCTTGTCCCTTGGGGCTTCCCATTCAGCGGCTATTGAATCTTGCATCGCAAAACATTTCCCGCAGGCATTCCCTTCACGAAGTTTTCATTCACTTCATGCAGCACCTCAGCAATTTGTTCTGGAGTAAAATTGCTCGTGCATGCACCAAGCACGATGTTGCCTTCTTTTTGCAATTCTGCCAAGGTCCATCCCTCAAATGCTCCACGCGTGATTTCCAAGGCATACAATGGCACAAGCCCGGTGGAAAAATCGGGCAGATGTGCATCCATTTGAATTGCCAAATCCAAGGTGAGCAATTCGCCTGCAAGTTGGTTGTCTACCTTTCCAGCCTTAACGGCGAGGTCTGTGGTAGTCAGTGGTTGCGGCTTTCCATTCATCGGGAGGCTAGCAAGCAGGTCCCCGGCTGTCGCAAATTGAATCTGATGGTTGCAACCAATCGTAAGCCCATTCGGATACCTCACTTCGAAAGCGGCACGCAGTTGATCGCCCAAACTTGCATCGCTCGACCACTGTGTTTGCGGGACGGTGCGTGGTAAAAGTGCAGGATCATCTAGCCGGCACGTGCTTGCGCGGTGATCACATCGCCGCATGCAATACTCGACACCGGAAGAAATTTGTTGGCCTGTGCCGGAAAGCAATTCGCCGACCAAAATGCCGGCAGGCGACTGTACGGAAAACTGAAGGGCAACAAACGCACATTCCTCCAGTTCATCCAACGGAATCCGCGCTGCCCAGGATCCCCCATTTGGAAATTCATTTGCCTGAATTGGAAACTCTTCGTAGATACTCTCTCCGGTAGCTCTTCTTGGAGCTTGATGGTAGTCTCCGACAAATGCAGACAAGGACTTCAGCTTCATCCCCGATGCAGGATTCAAGGTAATCCACAGAAAAGCCGAATCATTTTGCAGCTCCAGCACGCCAATCGACCGATCGTTCGCTCCGTTTACATTGAGAAGTTCGGCATCACCACAGAAGCGGGTAACCAAGCTATCTTCCGAAGGCTTTGCTTCATTGGCGTCTGAGCGCTCCAAGGAGCCGCAACCACCTAGGGTCAACAGACCAACCAATGTACAAACGAAAAAAACCAGGGGGTGGCGTTTCATCTTGCTGAATTGCAAGCGTGATATTACAAAAATCTTGTCGAATGCCTTTCAAAGAAATTTGATCCCGCACACGAGAGGCCTATTTGCAAGTACCCGGCATGAATGCGTCCATCCAAGCCATGCGCGTCACCAACCAGTACTTGATCCTACGCACCTCTCCTTCATAATCGGGTTCATAAGGTTTGGCATTGGGCCACACGTATTCTCCCAAAATTTGCCAAACCTGAAAGTTTTCCTGTTGCGAATCATTGATGCTTGCCGCAGCCGAATCAATCACCGCAAACAACCTTTCCTGGCTCAAAATGCCCTTTCGCAATTCGAGCCACCTGCATTTCATTTGATTCTGAAACGCAGGATCCCTTGCCAAAAAATCCCACCAAAATGGTGTTTTGTCTGAAGTTGTGCCATACTCTTCCCAGTGCCAACCGCTGGGTGAATAGCCATAGTGGTGTTCAAAGTTGCCAAAACCCAGGTCATAGTCCCAAATTGGGCCAGCATGCAGTTTTCCTCCTTTGCTGTTCCTGTCCTTATAATAGTATGAACTCAACCAGAAGGCATCGACATTCTTGGCCAATTCGGCGACGATCATCACATCAATAAAACTTGGCACATCAATAAAGTGGGGATAGCCACCCTTTTCATCGGTCAGCCCCTTGTTACAAGCGAGCTCAAAACTATCGACGTAGGCGTGAATGTAGGCGCGCTGAGGATCCGTAATGTCGTCGGATTCGGGGTAATGAAAAAGCCAATATTGGAGCTCATCCGAGCGCATGGGGTAAAATTGGGATTCCCATCCATCGTTATTCGCTCCTTGCTTCCAATCCGTCTTGATGATATAGCCCCCCGTCAAACTATCTCCAGCATTGTCGTCTTTGTCGAGCTTGGCAATGTCAACACGCTTGTTGCCACGCTTGATCTTTTCACCCAACAAGTAGATGCCGCGGTATTCGCCATCCATCACAAGATCTACAAAACGGACTCTTGGCGAATAATGGCCCATTTTCCCGAAAATATCGTAGGCAAGAAAGTTTCGGAGCAGCGACTTGTCTGAAAAATTGGCGGTGAGCACGAATTCGGACTCCTTGGGCAGGTCAAGCAGCTTTGCACTCTTTGGCTTTTCTCCAAGAGAATCACGCGTTTCAATGGCAAATGACATTTTGGAATGTCGCTGCGAACTTCTTCCACGATACTCCATCCCTGCAAATCCATCGAATCCATTCCATGGATCTTGGGGATGATTCAAGTTGCCAGTACCGTTATCGATGATTCCGATTCGAACTTTTGACTTAGGCTCATCTCGGACGACCTCGCCTTGGCTTTTGATGACCACGATTGGCAAACTGCTCTCTGCCAAGAAATAAGGCTTTGCAGGATTCTTTCCAAAAACCAATTTCCAATTGAGCACTTTGCCCGTCTCTTCCTCCGGTTCGATATCCAAAATGGCCAATTTCCAAGTTCCGTTAGGGTTTTGTCCATTGTTGAGGCCTCCGAATGCAATTTCTGGGCGATAGGTTCCTGTGAAAGGGGCCTCACCCTCATTGATACTGACTTCAGCATCTTGGCTAAAACAGCAGTCGGTGAAATTGTTGCCGCCGTCGCCGTTGCGGCGATTCAATTCTGCAACAGCGCCATCGGGTGCGATCAGGTAAATGCTCACATCAGCATCCCACGTGTGTTGGATGTTGACACAAATCTTCTCCAAACCAAACTTTTGGTCGAGCGCAGTCGGCAGGCCGGCAATTTTTAACGGAAAAATATTGAGCGTTCCGTCGTCCTTGAGCTGACCCCCGACACCTGTGAAGGTCTGGGACCTACCATGAAAAAAGGTGCAGGCGGTGATCAACACCAACAAAAAAGGATTGAGACTTCTGATCTTCATCATCCGAAATTAATTCTTCTTGAAATCGCTGGCAAACGACACGGGGGTTGGTTTACCAAAATCAACGCTGGGCTTCACAATCAGGGTTCTGTACGGGGGAATCAGCATAAAGCATGTCGACAGAAAAAACACGGGCCGCATACAATGATGCGGCCCGTGGTAATTTCAGTCTCTGAATTCAGAAAGAATTAGAGGCAAGGGTTGCTGTTGCAAGCACCGATCATGTCACCTGGGTGACCACCGCCTTGATTGCCTTGGCAACCGCCACCGTGGTTTGAACCATGGCCGTGTGCATTGGAGCCACTTCCATGGCCACCGCTACCGCTGCCTTGGCCGCTACCATGGCCGCTGCCGCTACCACCGCTGCCGCTGCCGCTGTGGCCGTTGTTGCAGTTGCCACCTTGGTGGTGACCATTACAGTTGTTGGTGTGACCGCCGCAGCCATGGCCATTGCCACCACCGCTACCGGAGCCAGAGCCGCCGTTGCCAGAACCAGAGCCGCCCCAGCCGTGGCCGGATCCGTTACCAGAACCAGAACCGCTACCAGAACCATTTCCTGAACCGGAACCACCGTTGCCGCCGCCACCGCTATTGCCGCCGCCACCATTGTTGGTTGGGCAAACGCCGGTCACGTGCTGAGCAAGTTGGCTATAAGGTACGCAAACCGTGGTTGCACCGCCAGGGTTTCCTGGGGGAACGTGGCATACTTTTACGCCTGGGATAGTGGTGGTATTGCCGCCGCCGCCGTTGCCGCCGCCGCCATTTCCACAATTCCCGCCATTGCCGGAGCCGGAGCCGCTGCCGCCGTGACCAGAACCTGAACCTGAACCGCTGCCGCCGTTACCATTGTTGTTGGTGTTACAACCACGATAGGCGTGGTGGTTTCCATTACAACCTTGTGCATGCTGCAAACCAGTGTTGCATGTGTTTCCATTGTGCTGACCGGTGCAATTGTTGCGGTGACCGCTATTGGTTTGGCACGTTTGGTTGGTGCTGTGTGTACCACGGCATCCGCGAGTGTGGCCACCATTGCAAGAACGATTGTTGGCATGACTGCCCGAACAACCACGACCGTGGCCACGGTTGTTACAATTGTTATTGTTGCCGCTATGCTGTGCGTTGCAGCCATGCTGGTGATTGCCACCATTGCAGTTGCTGTTGTTGTTGTGGTTGTGGTTGCACCCTGGATGATGGCTACCGGAACCGCCGCTACCATTCCCGGAACCGGAACCACCATTGCCTGATCCAGAACCGCCGCTGCCGCCATTTCCACCACCATTGCCACCGCCGCCATTGCCACCACCACCTTGGGTGATTGTGCAGGAAACGTCAATTACGTTCACAGTGAAAATCACCACGTGCGTTGGAACGCCATCGACACTGATGACGACTGTGTAATCAGTGGTAACCGTTGGGCTCACCGTAAGATCTTGTGTGGTTGCACCGTTGCTCCAAGCGTAAGTGATCACGCCGGTTTCGGAGGTTGTTGGGTGCAATACAGTTGAGTTCAAGGTATTGCCAGTGCAGGTAAGGCCAGTGTAGACCACTTCACAGATGCGTGTCGTGTCCATCGGTGGTTCCTCTGGGCCATCCAAACAACGCAATGGGCAAAGGCTCTGCAACCATGGTGATGGCGAATTTGCTGGGTGGCCAGTAACGTTCCAATTGCGGTTACGACCCCAAAGGGTTGTTTGCGAACCAGCAACTACTGCACCGAAAAGATTCAATTTGATCGCACCTACACGCAATGCTACTGCATAGCATGGGTCAGGAAGCACCGTGGTGGCGATCCTCAACTGCCAGCGGTTGGCAGCAGGTGCAACGATGTTAGCGCTCCAGTCGTTTGTGACGAGTGGAATGCCGTTCTGATCAAACTGGAATGCAGATGCAATGCTGAACTCCCAGTTGTTTTGGTCACAGAACCATCCTGGAGCCATGGTGAAGTTACAGTCGATGTAACCGGTATCGTTCAGGTAGCCTTCCAACATGTTCAAATAACCCCAACGCATTGCTGATTCCGTTGTGTTACAAGGACGAGGACCAGCAGGTCCGTAGCATTTGTCGATGAACTCCGATCCATTGTCCTCGCGAACAAGAAACATCGTATCGGCTGTCTGACAGATGGTATCCAAGACGGGGTGCGGATCACCAACTGCACCTGCAAGGCTTGGATTCCCGTTGCCATTCTCTGTTGGAGCGACATTGTCTGGATTACAAGCGAAGAGCAACATGCCCATCGCAAGTATTAACATTGTTGACTTTCTGATGAATTTCATACCTCTACCTCTTTAGTAGTTAATTGATAATTGTTGACTGAAAAGCGTACCCCAGAACCTCTAGCAGGAGCCGCAATTCAAAGATTGCAGGAAAAAAATTCAGATGCAAGAAATTTGATCTTTTTGTCGAAAAACAATTCTCACCAACGAAGCATAAGGTCCAAAAGGCGGTTTTTGAGATCCAGAATTGGTGCCAAGCCCAAAAACCGCATGTAAGGTTTTTCAGATTGTGCAAATAATGTATGTACGATTTAAAATATTTCAGATGCTATGTTGTTTCACGCCACGCCACGTATCCTCTCGTGGAGTTTGTTAAAACAGCCCAAATTCGAGGATAAACAGACCCGCCTAAAAGAACAGTGGAATCGATATCAGGAAAAATGTCACATTATCTCGTTCCAAAACGTGTACGAATTGAGTGATTTTTTCCACGCTAAAACCGTGACGCGCACCGATTAGTAATATGCAGAAGCGGTGGCTTGGCGATTTGAAAAGCCTTAAAATTCAATGCCCCTCTCATTTGAAACCAAAGAACCAAAATCGTTTGCTAGAACAATGTCAATGCAAAAGCAGAAAACATCGAAGCCCAGGACTGCTGCCTTCATCACCGAAAAATTTTACCAATTCCAGAGGAACGGGGTTTCACATTTTCATGAATAAAGAAGGCAACCCAATCAGTACAATGGCAAACGCACACAAGATTCAGGAGACAATCGGCTAAAACGCTAACACAAAAAAAAGGGGGAGGGCATTGCTGCCCTCCCCCCTTTTTTTGCTGCCTCCTTTCCCTATTAGAGGCAAGGATTGGAACCGCAGCGGCCGATTTCACAGCCTGAGTCGTGACCTTGGTTAGGGTTACTGCCCGGGGCACGGAACCGTTCAATATGCGCTGGCAAAGCACTCCAATCAATACAGATGTCCTGAACATTGCTTGGGTTTCCTGGAGGAACGTGGCATACCCAAACTTTGTGTATACCATTATTGCCATTACCGTTTCCACAAGCTGCGTCCACGTAATTGACCGTGATCAAGTTGATCAAAACAGGCGCACCATTGCTGCTGATCGTCACCGAATAGTCGGTAGTCGCAGTTGGGCAAACACTAATAGAAGATGTCGTTGCGCCGGTGGACCACTCATAGGAAAGCGTTCCGCTCAAACCAGTGGTATTGGCGGCGATATTGGTACAAGCCAGTTGCGAAATGCCCGAATAGAAAGCAACGCAGGAGCTATCAACCGGAATCGGTGCCTGTTCGCGGCAACGCAATGGGCAGAAGCGCTGCAACCATGGGGAGATCGACTGCGCAGGGTTGCCCTGGACATTCCAGTTGCGGTTTTTGCCCCAAAGCACCGTGTAGGATCCTGGGACGACTGCTCCAAAGAGATTCAACTTGTTGGCGCCAACACGCAAGGCAACGTCATAACAAGGGTCTGGAAGGATCGTCGTGCTAATGCGCAACTGCCAGCGATTTTGATTGGGAATCACGTTGCTGGAAGCCCAGTCAGATGTCACAAGTGGAATACCATTCTGGTCAAATTGGAAATTGGAGGCAATGCTGAACTCCCAGTCGTTGCGGTTGCAAAACCAACCTGGCGCCATCGTGAAGTTGCAATCGATGTAATTGGAGTCACCATAGTAGCCTTCCAACATCTCCAAGTATCCCCAAGGACGAATTTCAGATGGGAAACAGGCACGTGGTCCAGCAGGGCCATAGCATTTATTGATCACTGGCGAACCGTCATCTTCACGGACCAAGAACATCGTATCTGCTTTTTGACAAACGGTATCCAAAACCGGGTGTGGGTCGCTGGCGGAGCCTGCCAAGTTTGGCTCGCCATTGCGGCCCTCCGAAGGGCCGATGTTATCAGGGCTACAGGCAAAAAGCATCATAGCCATTGCGAGTAACAGTACTGTTGATCGTTGAAAGAATTTCATACAATACCTATTTTGAATTTTAAAACTGTTGACTGATCAGGACCCATACGTACATCGCAGCGATCCCTAATTCAAATATTGCATGTGTAAGAACAAGATGCAAGATTTGTGGTGCTTTTGTCGCAAAAAATATTTTTTACCCTCCAAATATCCCTCCAGAAGGCGAAATGCAGGGTCCCTCCAAAAACGGCAAGAAAAATATTTGGAAAAAGCCACCTTAGAGAAGGTACAAACTTTAAAACTGAACATGGATTCATACGCTGCATATTCTCAAACTCAGATCAATCCATCTACGGACGTTGACTGTGTTTTGGATCACCGAAACCTCTGGTATCTGGCGCAAATCATCAACGCCATGGCCGCCTTTCTTAGGAAGATAAGCAAGGGCATGAAGGATCACTGATCAACGGCAAACTTGGTCCGGCTCACAAGCGAAAAATGGCCCCAATTTGGCAATGTGACCCATCATAACCCAAAGGGATCAACTTATCCCAATAGGAGCGCGGCAGTTGGCACCCCGCAAAGTCCACTGAAATCACCAACCGGAATTAGCATGAAAGAAAATGCACTCTTTGTAAAAATTTTGAGCGCCTTCCGACATTTTAAGAACACCAAGCGGCTCCATCAGAGCGGCAACAAGGGGAAACGGAATGCCGTCAAGTCAAAAATGCCCGACCTGCTTGGCGTCAATACATCAAAATGCAAACATCCCAAACATTTTTCAATGCTTGGGATGTCCAAAAATCCTTTATGCGTCAAAAACTCAGGCACTACAAACCATGCACTCATCTGGATTCTCCAATGAGCAGCTGATTTCGGCAAAGGCAGTGTCGCGGTCCTTTTCTTTTTTATCACGCATCATCTCTGCATCGACGGTAAACTTGATGGCGTCAGCGGCCGACTTCGTGCGGAGATAGTACATCCCCGTTTTGAGCCCCTTCTCCCAGGCATAGAAGTGCATGGACGTGAGCTTGCCAAAGTTGGCGTCTTGCATGAAGACGTTCATGCTTTGGCTTTGGCAAATGAATGCACCACGGTCGGCGGCCATATCCACAATCGACTTTTGCTTGATTTCCCAAGCAGTCTTGTAAAGCTCCCGGATATGGGCAGGGATCTCCTCAAAGCCTTGGATCGAACCATTGGCTGCGAGCAGCCTGTTTTTCATATTGTCGTTCCAGA contains the following coding sequences:
- a CDS encoding CotH kinase family protein → MKIRSLNPFLLVLITACTFFHGRSQTFTGVGGQLKDDGTLNIFPLKIAGLPTALDQKFGLEKICVNIQHTWDADVSIYLIAPDGAVAELNRRNGDGGNNFTDCCFSQDAEVSINEGEAPFTGTYRPEIAFGGLNNGQNPNGTWKLAILDIEPEEETGKVLNWKLVFGKNPAKPYFLAESSLPIVVIKSQGEVVRDEPKSKVRIGIIDNGTGNLNHPQDPWNGFDGFAGMEYRGRSSQRHSKMSFAIETRDSLGEKPKSAKLLDLPKESEFVLTANFSDKSLLRNFLAYDIFGKMGHYSPRVRFVDLVMDGEYRGIYLLGEKIKRGNKRVDIAKLDKDDNAGDSLTGGYIIKTDWKQGANNDGWESQFYPMRSDELQYWLFHYPESDDITDPQRAYIHAYVDSFELACNKGLTDEKGGYPHFIDVPSFIDVMIVAELAKNVDAFWLSSYYYKDRNSKGGKLHAGPIWDYDLGFGNFEHHYGYSPSGWHWEEYGTTSDKTPFWWDFLARDPAFQNQMKCRWLELRKGILSQERLFAVIDSAAASINDSQQENFQVWQILGEYVWPNAKPYEPDYEGEVRRIKYWLVTRMAWMDAFMPGTCK
- a CDS encoding response regulator transcription factor, giving the protein MIVDDDSLSVRLLEGLIAQTESLVHTRSFSSAVEAVNFLRENAVDILFLDVEMPGMTGLELLGALETKPAVILVSSKAEYAVDGFQFDVEDFLLKPLTYARFLKAVKKVEDKFNQDQAVQFKGDYVFVKSDTALVKVDIRQLMWVEALADYVALVTKEKKYVCHSTMKSIESKLPADQFVRVHRSYIVRIDQIDAIEDKTVSVGKKIIPVGGTYRDSLMNRLNLI